A genomic stretch from Schistosoma haematobium chromosome 4, whole genome shotgun sequence includes:
- the RPS10 gene encoding ribosomal 40S subunit protein S10A (EggNog:ENOG410VD1P~COG:J), which translates to MLLPLATRNSIFEKIIQDGVLTARNDTRPCYTHPTINVLNLYVIKTMRSLKSRGYVREQYAWRTYYWFLTADGINYLREVLHLPSDIIPATLKAPPRDIRTPAVGMDQGGQRGPSDGRVAFRRGPVTPGMTGFGTPGKDAAIGDSEVHFHGGYGRGRSM; encoded by the exons ATGTTACTTCCTCTGGCAACTCGGAATAGTATATTTGAGAAGATCATTCAAGATGGTGTGTTAACGGCAAGAAACGATACCCGTCCATGCTACACTCATCCGACAATCAACGTTctaaatctttatgtcatcaagACAATGCGATCATTAAAATCTCGAGGATATGTTCGTGAACAGTACGCTTGGAGAACATACTATTGGTTCCTTACAGCTGATGGGATCAATTATTTGCGTGAG GTCTTGCACttaccttctgatattattccaGCTACTCTAAAAGCTCCACCCCGGGATATTCGAACACCGGCTGTAGGAATGGATCAGGGTGGACAGCGTGGTCCGTCTGATGGTCGTGTCGCGTTTAGAAGAGGACCGGTCACTCCTGGAATGACTGGCTTCGGTACTCCTGGTAAAGATGCAGCCATTGGTGATAGCGAGGTTCATTTCCATGGAGGCTATGGTAGAGGTCGATCTATGTAA